A genomic region of Porticoccaceae bacterium LTM1 contains the following coding sequences:
- a CDS encoding thioredoxin family protein, with protein sequence MLNKSLKVVTSIALMLLVSSAFAKKDAPWITDMEQAKKIAKAEGKSIFMFFTGSDWCGWCIKLDEEVLSHDEFLDYAKEKLVLVELDFPQDESLVTEEQRDHNEKWKDVFQPRGYPTVYLTDASAQAYAQTGYQAGGPQAYIEHLESFVAQKTAVEELTEKALQASGMEKVTLLDELLTKGGKLVSGKSDLMAEILALTKGKDEAMYNKYRMLKGGQDLVDGADALMNSDKSADQKLKGMLELFAANSFVKEGEALEGFLQNNLASAFPMAGKADQGVEFFGEKASDESYDLPMRQMFTVMQGFMYAETGDEEKAVELVDEAIDMDPDTLEEHLDSLYGQIRKILQRRKLQVAP encoded by the coding sequence ATGTTGAATAAAAGCTTGAAAGTTGTAACTTCGATTGCGTTGATGCTGCTGGTGAGTTCTGCATTTGCCAAGAAAGATGCACCTTGGATTACGGATATGGAGCAGGCCAAGAAAATCGCTAAGGCCGAAGGAAAAAGCATCTTCATGTTTTTTACCGGTTCTGACTGGTGTGGCTGGTGTATCAAGCTGGATGAAGAGGTATTGTCCCATGATGAATTTCTGGATTACGCCAAAGAAAAGCTGGTGTTGGTGGAGCTAGACTTCCCTCAGGATGAGAGCCTCGTAACTGAGGAGCAGAGAGATCACAATGAGAAATGGAAGGACGTGTTTCAGCCAAGAGGTTATCCCACTGTTTACCTGACCGACGCCTCTGCACAGGCCTATGCCCAGACAGGTTATCAGGCAGGTGGGCCGCAGGCATACATTGAGCATCTGGAAAGCTTTGTCGCTCAGAAAACTGCTGTGGAGGAGTTGACAGAGAAAGCGCTTCAGGCCAGTGGCATGGAAAAAGTAACCCTTCTGGATGAGCTTCTCACAAAGGGTGGAAAACTCGTTAGTGGTAAAAGTGATTTGATGGCAGAAATTCTTGCGTTGACCAAAGGCAAAGACGAAGCGATGTACAATAAATACCGCATGCTCAAAGGCGGCCAAGATTTAGTCGATGGCGCCGATGCCTTGATGAACAGCGATAAGAGTGCAGACCAAAAGCTCAAGGGTATGCTTGAGCTGTTTGCTGCAAACAGTTTTGTAAAGGAGGGTGAGGCTCTGGAAGGCTTCCTGCAGAATAACCTGGCATCAGCATTTCCTATGGCCGGTAAAGCAGATCAGGGCGTGGAGTTCTTTGGCGAAAAGGCATCAGATGAAAGTTATGACCTGCCAATGCGTCAAATGTTTACCGTCATGCAAGGTTTTATGTATGCAGAAACCGGTGATGAAGAGAAAGCTGTTGAGCTTGTGGATGAGGCCATAGATATGGATCCGGATACCCTGGAAGAACATCTGGATAGCTTATACGGACAAATTCGCAAAATTCTCCAGCGTCGCAAATTACAGGTTGCGCCATAA
- a CDS encoding RNA polymerase sigma factor, with protein MKFAESAMRKVIDINGRKPESNDQVLERLFSEHIGALRGFIRMRLGVGEDLDDVIQEVFARLARLDNLAERLPIDGESNRSYLFAVANNLVVDMERRKVHLRRYVERQQSNYLEELECGSQNPESIVLAHDDIKTLRQVIFKMKPTWRDAFILTRIQCLSYKEAADHMGVTIKQIEGFLTRAFKHIRKADISIIKEEKK; from the coding sequence GTGAAGTTCGCAGAATCCGCGATGAGAAAGGTTATTGATATTAATGGTCGAAAGCCTGAGTCAAACGATCAGGTATTAGAGCGACTGTTCAGTGAGCATATTGGGGCACTCCGTGGCTTCATTCGCATGCGGCTGGGCGTCGGAGAAGATCTTGATGACGTCATTCAGGAGGTGTTTGCACGCCTTGCAAGACTGGATAACCTGGCAGAACGTTTGCCTATTGATGGTGAAAGTAATCGTTCTTATCTGTTTGCTGTTGCGAACAATCTAGTGGTTGATATGGAACGACGCAAGGTTCATCTGCGGAGGTATGTTGAAAGACAGCAGTCCAACTATCTGGAAGAGTTGGAGTGCGGTTCTCAAAATCCCGAATCAATTGTTTTGGCACATGATGATATTAAAACTCTAAGACAAGTTATTTTCAAAATGAAACCAACCTGGCGTGATGCTTTTATCCTAACTCGAATACAGTGCCTTAGTTATAAAGAAGCTGCAGATCATATGGGGGTTACGATAAAACAGATAGAAGGTTTCCTGACCAGAGCATTTAAACACATTCGCAAAGCCGATATCAGCATTATAAAGGAGGAGAAAAAGTGA
- a CDS encoding FecR domain-containing protein, with the protein MIRKLREELMLSRSAREVTKLYSDEVDAEDVERISQWKSQEEEFKANYVRMNHLISDLEALAGDEELMSLVGNPVPKHELQKEPVIKGRWPQVAMAASLILAVLISLTFVSFEEVKPQGDRFVTRIGEQKEVMLDDGSSVFLNTNSEVVVTYSESERSVVLERGEGYFEVAKDPDRPFVVNVGERRVIVLGTAFNLHKEADQIGLEVVEGEVAVVQSEELLNNPVRLQLPEKGLQNLNVADQYRVASGESITYSLATNIFTGERIEDLTRVSSWRNGLIRFSEEPLDEVVEELNRYSAKKIVIEDPEVEDMKLFATVRVDRIEEALRVLDMSMPIHVDSYSDRIVITKEDDFDKKQKAVIKK; encoded by the coding sequence GTGATTCGTAAATTAAGGGAAGAACTGATGCTGAGTCGTAGTGCCAGAGAGGTTACAAAGCTCTACAGTGATGAGGTTGATGCTGAGGATGTTGAGCGAATCAGTCAGTGGAAATCTCAAGAGGAAGAGTTCAAGGCTAATTATGTGCGAATGAATCACTTGATATCAGATCTGGAGGCCTTGGCTGGTGATGAGGAGTTGATGTCTCTGGTCGGAAATCCGGTGCCTAAACATGAATTGCAAAAAGAACCTGTAATTAAGGGGCGTTGGCCTCAAGTGGCGATGGCGGCCTCATTGATTTTGGCAGTTTTGATATCACTGACCTTTGTTTCTTTTGAAGAAGTTAAGCCGCAAGGAGATCGCTTTGTCACTCGCATTGGAGAGCAAAAAGAAGTCATGTTGGACGATGGCTCCTCTGTTTTTCTCAATACCAACTCTGAGGTAGTTGTCACATACAGTGAATCAGAAAGATCAGTAGTCCTTGAGCGTGGTGAGGGTTATTTTGAGGTCGCCAAAGACCCTGATCGTCCGTTTGTGGTTAATGTGGGAGAGAGGCGCGTTATCGTTCTTGGGACGGCATTTAACCTTCACAAAGAAGCGGATCAAATAGGGCTGGAGGTTGTAGAAGGTGAAGTCGCAGTTGTTCAGTCAGAAGAACTGCTGAATAACCCTGTTCGATTGCAGCTCCCTGAAAAAGGCTTACAGAATTTGAATGTGGCTGATCAGTATCGTGTTGCTTCAGGAGAATCGATTACATACAGCCTGGCTACCAATATATTTACCGGGGAAAGAATTGAGGATTTAACTCGAGTAAGTAGTTGGCGTAATGGCTTGATTCGTTTTTCTGAGGAACCACTGGATGAAGTTGTTGAGGAGCTGAACCGATATTCAGCCAAGAAGATTGTGATAGAAGACCCTGAAGTTGAGGATATGAAGTTGTTTGCAACAGTTCGAGTGGATCGAATTGAAGAGGCGTTGAGGGTTTTGGATATGAGTATGCCAATACATGTTGATAGTTATTCTGACAGAATAGTAATCACTAAAGAGGATGACTTTGATAAAAAGCAAAAAGCCGTTATCAAGAAATGA